Proteins co-encoded in one Dehalogenimonas sp. WBC-2 genomic window:
- the hypB gene encoding [NiFe] hydrogenase nickel incorporation-associated protein HypB, translating to MQIKVLKDIMAANSATAEANQARLDANSILGINIMASPGSGKTTFILGTIDSLGQDTCIGVIEGDLASSVDAEKVAQKNAPVVQINTGGGCHLDANQISAGLDNLPLDSLDVVLIENVGNLVCPSEFKLGEHKRVVILSVPEGDDKPYKYPGMFATADIIVISKIDIMPYFDFDLQKFKNAVAGLNPGVRIFPLSVRTGEGFSDWTDWLKSQIPQRGM from the coding sequence ATGCAGATAAAGGTACTTAAAGATATCATGGCGGCCAATAGTGCCACTGCTGAGGCTAACCAGGCAAGACTGGATGCCAATAGCATACTGGGAATAAACATCATGGCATCTCCCGGTTCCGGCAAGACAACTTTTATTCTGGGTACTATTGACAGCCTTGGACAGGATACCTGCATCGGAGTCATAGAAGGTGACCTGGCCTCCTCAGTAGACGCCGAAAAGGTGGCCCAGAAAAACGCGCCGGTGGTGCAGATCAACACCGGCGGCGGCTGTCACCTGGATGCCAACCAGATCAGCGCCGGACTGGACAACCTGCCGCTTGATTCGCTGGACGTGGTGCTGATCGAGAACGTCGGCAACCTGGTTTGCCCATCAGAATTTAAATTAGGTGAACATAAAAGGGTTGTGATTCTGAGTGTGCCGGAGGGAGACGACAAGCCCTACAAATACCCCGGTATGTTTGCTACCGCAGATATCATCGTTATCAGCAAAATAGATATCATGCCCTATTTTGATTTTGATTTGCAGAAATTTAAAAATGCGGTTGCCGGTCTGAATCCCGGCGTCAGAATCTTCCCGCTTTCAGTTCGCACTGGTGAAGGCTTTTCTGATTGGACGGACTGGCTTAAATCACAGATTCCGCAACGGGGAATGTGA
- the hypA gene encoding [NiFe] hydrogenase nickel incorporation protein HypA: MHEMAVTQSLLDIVLKEAQQAGAKKVDAVNLVVGELAGLVDDSIQFYFDFMTKDTIVEGAKLNFRRVPALMKCRACAEEFSPAPDEWVCPKCSQWQAEVIAGKEFYIDSIEVDDADKGT; encoded by the coding sequence ATGCATGAAATGGCGGTTACCCAGAGTCTGCTTGATATAGTGCTTAAAGAAGCACAGCAGGCTGGAGCTAAAAAGGTGGATGCGGTGAATCTGGTGGTCGGTGAACTGGCCGGTCTGGTGGACGATAGCATCCAGTTCTATTTTGATTTTATGACCAAGGATACTATCGTCGAAGGGGCAAAATTGAACTTCAGGCGGGTTCCAGCCCTGATGAAATGCCGCGCCTGTGCTGAAGAATTTTCCCCTGCGCCTGATGAATGGGTCTGCCCCAAATGCAGCCAATGGCAGGCCGAAGTTATAGCCGGTAAAGAATTCTATATTGATTCTATCGAGGTTGATGATGCAGATAAAGGTACTTAA